One genomic window of Acidobacteriota bacterium includes the following:
- a CDS encoding FHA domain-containing protein, whose product MATMTVLKDDKVVMEVTLEPHVGIGRHPRMKVQLEDPLLSRTHAEVTGEGKEFFLRDTGSSNGTFLNGRKLEPGVPAKIAEGDVGQVGPFELKFRLDAGRLESTMALPSPEAEAAADAPPPPSILLEHLIEGMAKKSIPVWSTGETMLRVADIVDETDDVKTFRLVGREPILFSYKPGQFVTLHLEIDGKKVLRSYSLSSAPSRPHTLEITVKRVPGGLVSNWLADNVKLGDLIKVRGPSGKFTCFEYPARKILLIGGGSGITPVMSMCRWIVDTTADVDVRFFVSAKSPRDIIFRKELELMSARHSGLQVMVTSTAMGSGTEAWVGITGRCSEKMFEMVCPDLHERHIFMCGPEPFMVAVKEILRALNFPLANLHTESFGGARGGRKRGQAARRSGEAPVGKDLTGGGSRRPRAGGPRRRGRPRRARRPRRQAGRPRGRGRLRSLLLDLEKERHHRRPVADPRSGGGERDRDRLRLPRRIVRDVQGAVQVGEGRDGGRQRPVPRREEGGLDSHVRGGAALERGAGYLEARGRFRTSGRRSSASARRSGPSAPRRDPSAPT is encoded by the coding sequence ATGGCGACGATGACCGTCCTGAAGGACGACAAGGTGGTGATGGAGGTGACCCTCGAGCCTCACGTGGGGATCGGACGCCACCCCAGGATGAAGGTCCAGCTCGAGGACCCCCTCCTCTCGCGCACGCACGCCGAGGTCACCGGGGAAGGGAAGGAGTTCTTCCTCCGCGACACCGGAAGCTCCAACGGCACCTTCCTCAACGGCCGCAAGCTCGAGCCCGGGGTCCCCGCGAAGATCGCCGAGGGGGACGTGGGGCAGGTGGGGCCCTTCGAGCTGAAATTCCGCCTCGATGCCGGCCGCCTCGAGTCCACCATGGCCCTCCCCTCCCCGGAGGCGGAGGCCGCCGCCGACGCCCCCCCGCCGCCGTCCATCCTCCTCGAGCACCTCATCGAGGGGATGGCGAAGAAGTCGATCCCCGTCTGGTCGACGGGCGAGACGATGCTCAGGGTGGCCGACATCGTCGACGAGACGGACGACGTCAAGACCTTCCGCCTCGTGGGTCGGGAGCCGATCCTCTTCTCCTACAAGCCCGGACAGTTCGTCACGCTCCACCTCGAGATCGACGGGAAGAAGGTGCTCCGCTCGTACAGCCTGTCGTCGGCCCCCTCGCGCCCGCACACCCTCGAGATCACCGTCAAGCGCGTCCCCGGCGGGCTCGTCTCCAACTGGCTCGCCGACAACGTGAAGCTCGGCGATCTCATCAAGGTCCGAGGCCCTTCCGGAAAGTTCACCTGCTTCGAGTACCCGGCCCGCAAGATCCTCCTCATCGGCGGCGGGAGCGGCATCACCCCGGTGATGTCGATGTGCCGGTGGATCGTGGACACCACGGCCGACGTGGACGTGCGCTTCTTCGTCTCGGCGAAGAGCCCCCGCGACATCATCTTCCGCAAGGAGCTGGAGCTGATGTCGGCCCGCCACAGCGGGCTGCAGGTCATGGTCACGAGCACCGCGATGGGCTCCGGGACCGAGGCGTGGGTCGGGATCACGGGGCGCTGCTCGGAGAAGATGTTCGAGATGGTGTGCCCGGATCTCCACGAGCGCCACATCTTCATGTGCGGCCCCGAGCCGTTCATGGTGGCGGTGAAGGAGATCCTGAGGGCGTTGAACTTCCCCCTCGCGAACCTCCACACCGAGAGCTTCGGCGGGGCGCGTGGCGGCCGGAAGCGAGGTCAAGCCGCGCGACGTTCCGGCGAAGCTCCCGTCGGGAAAGATCTCACCGGCGGTGGTTCGCGCCGCCCTCGCGCAGGCGGCCCCCGCCGCCGCGGCCGCCCCCGGCGCGCCCGCCGTCCCCGCCGCCAGGCCGGCCGCCCCCGCGGCCGCGGCCGGCTTCGAAGTCTCCTTCTCGACCTCGAAAAAGAGCGTCACCACCGACGGCCAGTCGCCGATCCTCGATCTGGCGGAGGCGAACGGGATCGAGATCGACTACGCCTGCCGCGCCGGATCGTGCGGGACGTGCAAGGTGCAGTGCAGGTCGGGGAAGGTCGAGATGGAGGACGACAGCGGCCTGTCCCCCGACGAGAAGAAGGGGGGCTGGATTCTCACGTGCGTGGGGGTGCCGCGCTCGAACGTGGTGCTGGATATCTAGAGGCCCGCGGGCGATTCAGAACCTCGGGGAGGCGCTCTTCCGCATCAGCTCGTCGTAGCGGGCCTTCCGCTCCTCGGCGAGATCCTTCCGCCCCGACTTGA
- a CDS encoding FHA domain-containing protein: protein MTAQLISKTGPCRGMTFTLRAGTMRIGRGAGADIAIPTEELSREHARLVYEDGRYFIEDLKSTNGTFVNSMEIRREPLAHLDVITFGKLTDFIFVIRETHAAAAAAGRAIISVTLVPEKGGEPVPLAGPVTIVGRVAPAEIVIDQSAVSKKHAQIEVGADAARVTDLGSANGTFVNGRKVSSSPLADGDVLAFAGVHRFTVRIERVGGASLPAPPPATARAVAAPAAPERPAAPELPAEPQLPAEPELPKTRLGPLPKGALDAIQGKPPAPELPKTRLGPLPKGALDAIRGKPPAPELPKTRLGPLPKGALDAIRGKPPADAPDLPMTIIGKKPPGIDEPDLPMTMIGPKPVVPPPPPATPPAPPAAKPAPPPPPAPGAEPIAPTVAIEALRDSGVHAPPAPRPAPAAPRRALLDPLLGGRPAIELKHGESTVGRTPDRDIVIDDHRISRLHATFRVDEYVVLLTDEGSANGTFVNDEKIKWRELKEGDIVRFGAVIYKLTFSHT, encoded by the coding sequence ATGACCGCGCAGCTCATCAGCAAGACCGGCCCGTGCCGCGGCATGACCTTCACGCTCCGGGCGGGAACGATGCGCATCGGGCGCGGCGCGGGGGCCGACATCGCCATCCCGACGGAGGAGCTCTCGCGCGAGCACGCGCGGCTCGTCTACGAGGACGGGCGCTACTTCATCGAGGACCTCAAGTCGACGAACGGCACCTTCGTGAACTCGATGGAGATCCGGCGCGAGCCGCTCGCCCACCTCGACGTCATCACCTTCGGCAAGCTGACCGATTTCATCTTCGTGATCCGTGAGACTCATGCGGCCGCCGCCGCGGCCGGCCGGGCCATCATCTCCGTCACCCTCGTCCCCGAGAAAGGGGGAGAGCCGGTGCCCCTCGCCGGGCCCGTCACGATCGTCGGCCGCGTCGCGCCCGCGGAGATCGTCATCGATCAGTCCGCCGTCTCGAAGAAGCACGCTCAGATCGAGGTCGGGGCCGACGCGGCGAGGGTGACCGACCTCGGCAGCGCCAACGGCACCTTCGTCAACGGACGCAAGGTGTCGAGCTCCCCCCTCGCGGACGGTGACGTCCTCGCCTTCGCCGGCGTGCACCGCTTCACCGTCCGGATCGAGAGAGTGGGCGGAGCGAGCCTCCCCGCGCCGCCGCCGGCGACCGCTCGGGCCGTGGCCGCGCCCGCGGCGCCGGAGCGTCCCGCGGCGCCGGAATTGCCCGCGGAGCCGCAGCTGCCCGCGGAGCCGGAGCTGCCAAAGACGCGCCTCGGCCCCCTGCCGAAGGGAGCGCTCGACGCGATCCAGGGGAAGCCGCCGGCCCCGGAGCTACCAAAGACGCGCCTCGGCCCCCTGCCGAAGGGAGCGCTCGACGCGATCCGGGGGAAGCCGCCGGCCCCGGAGCTACCAAAGACGCGCCTCGGCCCCCTGCCGAAGGGAGCGCTCGACGCGATCCGGGGGAAGCCGCCGGCCGACGCGCCCGATCTCCCGATGACGATCATCGGAAAGAAGCCCCCGGGAATCGACGAGCCCGATCTCCCCATGACCATGATCGGGCCCAAGCCCGTGGTGCCGCCTCCTCCACCCGCGACACCTCCGGCTCCGCCCGCGGCGAAGCCGGCGCCTCCACCGCCTCCCGCGCCGGGCGCCGAGCCGATCGCGCCGACGGTCGCCATCGAGGCGCTGCGCGACTCCGGGGTCCACGCGCCGCCCGCCCCCAGGCCCGCCCCGGCGGCGCCGAGACGGGCCCTCCTGGATCCGCTCCTGGGGGGGCGCCCTGCGATCGAGCTCAAGCACGGCGAGAGCACGGTGGGACGCACCCCGGATCGCGACATCGTCATCGACGACCACAGGATCTCGCGCCTCCACGCGACGTTCCGTGTCGACGAGTACGTCGTCCTCCTCACCGACGAGGGAAGCGCCAACGGGACGTTCGTCAACGACGAGAAGATCAAGTGGCGCGAGCTGAAGGAAGGGGACATCGTCCGCTTCGGCGCCGTCATCTACAAACTCACTTTTTCGCACACGTAA
- a CDS encoding tetratricopeptide repeat protein translates to MSAPLRRGVRALLVGAALALATGAPAGTAKDPEALFARGMELYRGGDFNGAAALFVEAASLRSDFVEARYYAGESLLKGFPTDLPGAEAQFLETIRLKPGDLDGMLSLAQTYFEWGRYEKAGETLSRVLALSPDHRGALYYSGVIAARRGEDEKAISFLRAALKTDPSHVPSRIELGLALSHISRDDEALAAFQEALKAEPANERALFGAGNSLTRLGRIDEARETLLRFRAVQSANERAEMKETRIQLWLLQTRKAYAAGSLDEARGAVSRLLEEFPDEPRGLASLGWLQEKAGESAGAIATYEKVLKLQPSNLTANYQLIGLYLKSGRKDLAEERKARYDELMRKSASPRF, encoded by the coding sequence GTGAGCGCCCCTCTCCGCCGCGGCGTCCGCGCGCTCCTGGTGGGCGCCGCGCTCGCTCTCGCGACGGGGGCGCCCGCAGGGACGGCGAAGGATCCCGAAGCCCTCTTCGCCCGGGGGATGGAGCTGTACCGCGGCGGCGATTTCAACGGGGCGGCCGCCCTCTTCGTGGAGGCGGCGAGCCTGCGGAGCGATTTCGTCGAGGCGCGCTACTACGCGGGCGAGAGCCTGCTGAAGGGGTTCCCCACCGACCTCCCCGGGGCGGAGGCGCAGTTTCTCGAGACGATTCGCCTCAAGCCCGGGGACCTCGACGGGATGCTCTCTCTCGCGCAGACCTACTTCGAGTGGGGGAGGTACGAGAAGGCGGGGGAGACCCTCTCGCGCGTCCTGGCCCTGAGCCCCGACCACCGCGGCGCCCTCTACTACTCCGGCGTCATCGCCGCCCGCCGGGGGGAGGACGAGAAGGCGATCTCCTTCCTCCGCGCGGCCCTCAAGACCGACCCCTCCCACGTCCCATCGCGGATCGAGCTGGGGCTCGCGCTGAGCCACATCTCACGCGACGACGAGGCGCTCGCCGCGTTCCAGGAGGCTCTCAAGGCGGAGCCTGCGAACGAGCGCGCCCTCTTCGGCGCCGGCAACTCCCTCACACGGCTCGGGAGGATCGACGAGGCGAGGGAGACGCTCCTCCGCTTCCGCGCGGTGCAGTCGGCGAACGAGAGGGCCGAGATGAAGGAGACGCGGATTCAGCTCTGGCTCCTCCAGACGCGCAAGGCGTACGCCGCGGGGAGCCTCGACGAGGCGCGGGGGGCCGTCTCGCGCCTCCTCGAGGAGTTCCCGGACGAGCCGCGCGGGCTCGCCAGCCTCGGATGGCTGCAGGAGAAGGCCGGGGAGTCCGCCGGAGCCATCGCGACGTACGAGAAGGTGCTGAAGCTCCAGCCGTCGAACCTCACGGCGAACTACCAGCTCATCGGGCTGTACCTCAAGTCGGGGCGGAAGGATCTCGCCGAGGAGCGGAAGGCCCGCTACGACGAGCTGATGCGGAAGAGCGCCTCCCCGAGGTTCTGA
- a CDS encoding CRTAC1 family protein has translation MFRAALAAVSMVSLLTLAPLAVSSQPPVRPEPVRFTEIQATAGLAFTHRNGAAWKKYMVETMGSGGGVLDYDGDGRDDVFLIQGGAPAGAPFAAGRGNALFHNEGSGRFRDVTREAGIAGRSYGMGFCAGDVDNDGDPDVYVTEFGRNLFLRNNGDGTFTDATDAAGVGDSRWGSSCAFADVDGDGALDLYAGNYLDYTIAKDKPCGNAATGGLSYCHPDVYDGASGVFYHNNMDGTFTDATRAAGLEHPEGKNLGVVFTDFDGDGDQDLYVANDSVANFLFVNDGKGRFTENGLFSGTAYNESGRTQAGMGVDTGDVDGDGLTDLFVTNLDMETNTLFHNRGDGTFIDETFRAGLGQPSLLFVGFGTTFFDFDNDGDLDLFVANGHILDDAQTYNESVTYRERSHLYVNEGRGTFTEEGPRHGPFFSHEGVARGAATFDADGDGDLDLLVTYNNEAAKLLRNEGAGGGHWLEVKLAGRASNRDGIGARVEVISGGRKQFREIRAGSSYLSQSSLTAHFGLGEGARVDTLSIRWPSGGRQSFSAVAADREILVDEASGIVPP, from the coding sequence GTGTTCCGCGCGGCGCTCGCCGCCGTGTCGATGGTGTCCCTTCTCACCCTGGCGCCGCTCGCCGTGTCCTCCCAGCCCCCCGTCCGGCCGGAACCCGTCCGCTTCACCGAGATCCAGGCGACGGCAGGGCTCGCCTTCACCCACCGCAACGGCGCCGCCTGGAAGAAGTACATGGTCGAGACGATGGGCTCCGGGGGGGGCGTCCTCGACTACGACGGCGACGGGCGCGACGACGTCTTCCTGATTCAGGGGGGAGCGCCCGCGGGCGCGCCCTTCGCGGCCGGCCGGGGCAACGCCCTCTTCCACAACGAGGGATCGGGGCGCTTCCGCGACGTGACGCGCGAGGCGGGGATCGCGGGGCGGAGCTACGGAATGGGCTTCTGCGCCGGCGACGTCGACAACGACGGGGACCCGGACGTCTACGTGACGGAGTTCGGGAGAAACCTCTTCCTCCGGAACAACGGCGACGGGACCTTCACCGACGCGACCGACGCCGCGGGGGTGGGGGACTCGCGGTGGGGGAGCAGTTGCGCCTTCGCCGACGTGGACGGCGACGGCGCGCTCGACCTGTACGCCGGCAACTACCTCGACTACACGATCGCGAAGGACAAGCCGTGCGGCAATGCCGCAACCGGCGGGCTCTCGTACTGCCACCCCGACGTGTACGACGGCGCGAGCGGCGTCTTCTACCACAACAACATGGACGGGACCTTCACCGACGCGACCCGCGCGGCCGGCCTCGAGCACCCCGAGGGGAAGAACCTCGGTGTCGTCTTCACGGACTTCGACGGCGACGGCGACCAGGATCTCTACGTCGCGAACGACTCCGTCGCGAACTTCCTCTTCGTGAACGACGGCAAGGGGCGCTTCACCGAGAACGGGCTCTTCTCCGGCACGGCGTACAACGAGAGCGGCAGGACCCAGGCGGGGATGGGGGTCGACACCGGGGACGTGGACGGCGACGGGCTGACCGACCTCTTCGTGACGAACCTCGACATGGAGACGAACACCCTCTTCCACAACCGCGGCGACGGGACCTTCATCGACGAGACCTTCCGGGCGGGGCTCGGCCAGCCGAGCCTCCTGTTCGTCGGGTTCGGGACGACGTTCTTCGACTTCGACAACGACGGCGACCTCGATCTCTTCGTCGCGAACGGGCACATCCTCGACGACGCGCAGACCTACAACGAGTCGGTCACGTACCGCGAGCGCAGCCACCTCTACGTCAACGAAGGGAGGGGGACTTTCACCGAGGAGGGTCCGCGCCACGGCCCCTTCTTCTCCCATGAGGGGGTGGCGCGTGGGGCGGCGACCTTCGACGCGGACGGCGACGGCGATCTCGATCTCCTCGTGACCTACAACAACGAGGCGGCGAAGCTCCTCCGGAACGAAGGGGCGGGCGGGGGGCACTGGCTCGAGGTGAAGCTCGCCGGCCGCGCCTCGAACCGCGACGGGATCGGCGCGCGGGTCGAGGTGATCTCGGGGGGACGGAAGCAATTCCGTGAGATCCGCGCCGGATCGTCGTATCTTTCGCAGTCGAGTCTGACGGCGCACTTCGGCCTGGGGGAGGGGGCGCGCGTGGACACGCTGAGCATCCGCTGGCCCTCGGGGGGCCGGCAGTCCTTCAGCGCTGTGGCGGCTGACCGGGAGATCCTCGTCGACGAAGCGTCGGGGATCGTCCCGCCGTGA